In one window of Lewinellaceae bacterium DNA:
- a CDS encoding SAM-dependent DNA methyltransferase, whose protein sequence is MINFRETANFIWSVADLLRGDYKQSDYGKIILPLTVLRRLDCVLEPTKEKVLAYLPKVQTTNVQNIDPILNKVAGHNFHNRSKYDFNKLIADPDHIAANLRNYINGFSENAREIIEYFDFDKQIDRLEKSNLLYLVLKRFQETDLHPKKVSNVEAGYLFEELIRKFAELSNETAGEHFTPREVIRLMVDMLFIADKDILTKKGIVKTLYDPAGGTGGMLTVADEYVRSLNEDARLELFGQEINPESYAIFKADMLIKGQNASNVKFGNSFTEDGLEGNKFDYMLSNPPFGVSWKKVEKKIKHEAESLGHAGRFGAGTPRVSDGSLLFLQHMISKMTQTGQGSRIGIVFNGSPLFTGSAGSGESDIRKWIIENDMLEAIIALPDQLFYNTGISTYIWIVDNRKRPERKGKVQLINAVSFFEKMSKSLGNKRNLISTVQIEKITKLYGDFEENKYSKIFDNEDFGYHKVTVERPKRKKDGTIIKDTNGNPKVDSSLRDYESIPLKEDIEEYFKREVLPHVPDAWIDHSKTKVGYEINFTRYFYEYTPLRSTEEIRADILKLKEEMEDLTMKVVSP, encoded by the coding sequence ATGATCAACTTTCGGGAAACCGCTAATTTCATATGGAGCGTTGCCGATCTTCTCAGGGGTGATTACAAACAAAGCGATTATGGCAAGATCATTCTTCCCCTTACTGTCTTAAGAAGGCTGGATTGTGTTCTGGAGCCAACCAAGGAAAAGGTGCTGGCCTATCTGCCAAAGGTTCAGACAACCAATGTCCAGAACATCGATCCTATCCTGAATAAAGTTGCCGGGCATAATTTTCACAACCGATCCAAATATGATTTTAACAAGCTGATCGCCGATCCTGATCATATTGCGGCTAATCTCAGGAACTATATCAACGGGTTTTCAGAAAACGCGCGGGAGATCATCGAATATTTTGATTTTGACAAACAGATCGACCGGCTGGAAAAATCCAATCTTCTTTACCTGGTCTTAAAGAGATTTCAGGAAACGGACCTTCATCCCAAAAAGGTGAGCAATGTTGAGGCCGGTTATCTCTTTGAAGAGCTGATCAGGAAATTTGCCGAACTTTCCAATGAGACGGCAGGGGAACATTTCACTCCCCGGGAGGTGATCCGGCTCATGGTAGATATGCTCTTCATTGCAGACAAAGATATCCTTACCAAGAAAGGAATTGTCAAAACCCTTTATGATCCTGCAGGGGGGACCGGAGGAATGCTGACGGTTGCCGATGAATATGTCAGAAGCCTGAATGAAGATGCCCGGCTTGAATTATTCGGCCAGGAAATCAACCCTGAGAGTTACGCGATTTTCAAAGCGGATATGCTGATAAAGGGCCAGAATGCCTCGAACGTAAAGTTTGGTAACTCATTTACTGAAGATGGCCTGGAAGGCAATAAATTTGATTACATGCTTTCCAATCCGCCATTCGGTGTGTCCTGGAAGAAAGTCGAAAAGAAAATCAAACACGAGGCTGAAAGCTTAGGCCATGCAGGGCGCTTTGGGGCAGGGACCCCAAGGGTCAGTGATGGATCACTATTGTTCCTGCAGCACATGATTTCCAAAATGACGCAAACAGGGCAGGGGAGCCGGATTGGTATTGTCTTTAACGGATCACCATTATTTACCGGATCAGCCGGCAGCGGCGAAAGCGATATCAGGAAATGGATCATTGAAAATGATATGCTCGAAGCCATCATTGCTCTTCCTGATCAGCTTTTTTACAATACAGGCATTTCAACTTACATCTGGATTGTCGATAACCGCAAAAGACCTGAGCGCAAAGGCAAGGTCCAGCTCATCAATGCTGTCTCATTCTTTGAAAAGATGAGTAAAAGTCTGGGTAACAAACGTAATCTGATCAGTACAGTTCAAATTGAGAAGATCACAAAGCTCTATGGTGATTTTGAAGAAAACAAATATTCCAAAATCTTCGATAATGAAGATTTCGGCTATCACAAAGTGACTGTTGAACGGCCTAAAAGAAAAAAAGATGGCACAATCATTAAGGACACCAACGGCAACCCAAAAGTTGACAGTTCCCTGCGGGATTACGAGAGCATTCCCTTAAAAGAGGATATCGAAGAATACTTCAAAAGAGAGGTTCTTCCCCATGTCCCGGATGCCTGGATTGATCATTCAAAAACCAAAGTTGGCTATGAAATAAACTTCACCAGGTATTTCTATGAATACACTCCCCTTCGATCAACCGAAGAAATCAGAGCAGACATTCTCAAGCTTAAGGAAGAGATGGAGGATTTAACAATGAAAGTTGTGAGCCCATGA